Proteins encoded in a region of the Sander lucioperca isolate FBNREF2018 chromosome 4, SLUC_FBN_1.2, whole genome shotgun sequence genome:
- the emp1 gene encoding epithelial membrane protein 1: MLMLAGIVVLHIATIILLLVATIDNAWWINNTVSTDLWGRWEFTNSAWHYTNLKNYPEEYLQAVQATSVLACIFAILALIVFVAQLFTLPKGQRFTFTGILQLIACLCIMIAASIYTAELHTNETEGVYGHSYVLAWISFVFTFILAITYLILRKKSE, from the exons ATGTTGATGCTGGCTGGAATCGTTGTTCTGCACATTGCCACCATCATCCTGCTTCTGGTGGCCACCATTGATAAT GCCTGGTGGATCAATAATACAGTGTCAACTGACTTGTGGGGCAGGTGGGAGTTTACGAACTCAGCCTGGCATTACACCAACCTGAAAAACTATCCGGAGG agtaTCTCCAGGCGGTGCAGGCCACTTCAGTGCTGGCCTGTATTTTTGCCATTCTGGCCTTGATTGTGTTTGTGGCTCAGCTGTTCACCCTGCCCAAAGGCCAGAGGTTCACCTTCACCGGCATTTTACAGCTAATCGCCT GCCTGTGTATAATGATAGCAGCCTCAATCTACACAGCCGAGCTTCACACCAATGAAACGGAGGGAGTATACGGACACTCCTATGTCCTGGCCTGGATCTCTTTTGTCTTCACCTTCATCTTAGCGATCACCTACCTCATCCTGCGAAAGAAGAGCGAGTGA